One genomic region from Candidatus Zixiibacteriota bacterium encodes:
- a CDS encoding tetratricopeptide repeat protein, which yields MSRNNKSRTKQKTNSTVVGNSELDRLQRAVAQNADDIKARLMLADHYLQNGTEEKIVETLLSLESRYPFDDETSRKVYNRLLAFGYANINRLVEAEEICERGLKDEPGALDFRYVLSYVHLRMREYDKVITRGNEYLRQYEKLEEDKSPRVEYSASTNYLSQLLNFLGSAYFERSQWQQAIDMFDRSRQLDPANHLPYINLVNVARHHGDLDSARSIIAEGLKKCRQVQELRLLSASLNERATVSACLMVKNEEELLPDCLESIRDWVDEIIVVDTGSTDRTVEIAESFGAKVFHQPWEGNFSKHRNYSVELATSDWVFIIDADERFVEDDLPSLRRLINQDDVNIISINVFNVYGKKEELTTFLPSVRFWRKKVGLRYEGIVHNLLKLGEEHLVLRTGIRIKHLGYGLNPEKMRAKFLRSKVLLEKQLEENPDNAFALFNYAQLLKGEGAGYLANNIPVIIESASRAVELTNPKNKADRHVHLMCLDQIAWANFNKRDFKTAMEYCDRALELKPDYLDPLLLKAHIYAQQEQWQDAREAYNRYLDIQANYDPGVETDCLILTHIDSRANAYYGLGLIAEMMSVRQEAKEYYLKTVELYPGYFEVNLRLADIFMAEGSLDEAEKYYRNQFDLTTRRVDSAVGLAAIALARQNTELAEQWYQKAIEVDSANAAVRIKYGRLLLDTNRDNEAESQFRAAIELSDNARTRLELAETYMKSGRLEQAVAYYESVLEKAGQNAALLNDLGNCYFKMKQFDRAEQYYEQALAKGTPLDVAYRNLGLAKARQNKSLEAIEALAKYLQLNGAEPQIRKIIGDLHLGCGQFSEALEHYEQYLGSCPQDAGALFNLSECYLNMGHSDSARLGFRRVLELDPECEPARKKLENLSQPVLSA from the coding sequence ATGAGCAGGAACAACAAGAGCAGGACAAAACAGAAGACGAACTCGACCGTCGTCGGCAACAGCGAGCTTGACCGGCTGCAGAGGGCCGTCGCGCAAAATGCCGATGACATCAAAGCACGTCTGATGCTTGCGGATCACTACCTTCAGAATGGAACCGAGGAGAAAATCGTAGAAACCCTGTTGTCTCTGGAATCGCGGTATCCATTCGATGACGAGACATCCAGAAAGGTCTACAACCGTCTGCTGGCATTCGGGTATGCCAACATTAATAGGCTGGTTGAGGCGGAAGAGATATGTGAGCGGGGATTGAAAGATGAACCCGGGGCGCTGGATTTCAGATATGTGCTGAGCTATGTTCACCTCAGAATGCGCGAATATGATAAAGTTATTACCCGGGGGAACGAATACCTCCGGCAATACGAAAAACTCGAGGAGGATAAGAGTCCGCGAGTCGAGTACTCGGCATCGACCAACTACCTGAGCCAGTTGTTGAACTTTTTAGGGTCAGCCTACTTCGAACGTTCGCAATGGCAGCAGGCTATCGATATGTTCGACAGGTCGCGACAGTTGGATCCGGCAAATCATTTGCCCTACATAAATCTGGTAAACGTAGCCCGGCATCACGGCGATCTCGATTCGGCCAGGTCGATTATCGCGGAAGGGTTGAAGAAGTGCCGTCAGGTACAGGAATTGAGGCTTCTCTCCGCCAGCCTGAACGAGCGGGCCACGGTGTCGGCCTGTCTGATGGTGAAAAACGAGGAAGAACTGCTGCCGGACTGTCTCGAATCGATTCGTGACTGGGTGGATGAGATAATAGTGGTTGATACCGGTTCGACCGACCGAACGGTGGAGATCGCCGAGTCATTCGGCGCGAAGGTGTTTCATCAGCCGTGGGAAGGCAATTTTTCCAAACACCGCAACTATTCCGTCGAGCTGGCCACCAGTGACTGGGTGTTTATCATCGACGCTGACGAGCGGTTTGTGGAGGATGATCTCCCGTCGCTTCGCCGGCTTATCAATCAGGATGATGTAAACATTATCTCGATTAATGTATTCAACGTTTACGGCAAGAAAGAAGAATTGACGACCTTTCTGCCATCGGTGAGGTTCTGGAGGAAGAAGGTCGGTCTTCGCTATGAAGGAATCGTTCACAATCTGCTGAAGCTGGGGGAAGAGCACCTCGTGCTCAGGACAGGAATCAGGATCAAGCATCTTGGGTACGGTTTGAATCCCGAGAAGATGCGTGCCAAGTTTCTTCGCAGTAAAGTGCTTTTGGAAAAACAGCTCGAAGAGAACCCCGACAATGCTTTCGCGCTGTTTAATTATGCTCAGCTTCTTAAGGGGGAAGGGGCAGGTTATCTGGCCAATAACATTCCTGTCATCATAGAATCCGCATCGCGGGCCGTGGAACTCACCAATCCGAAAAACAAGGCTGATCGGCACGTGCATTTGATGTGTCTCGATCAAATCGCCTGGGCGAACTTCAACAAACGTGATTTCAAGACGGCAATGGAATATTGCGATAGAGCACTTGAACTCAAGCCGGATTATCTCGACCCGCTTCTTTTGAAAGCACACATCTACGCTCAACAGGAGCAGTGGCAAGATGCACGTGAGGCTTATAATCGGTATCTCGACATACAGGCGAATTATGATCCGGGCGTCGAGACGGACTGCCTGATACTGACCCACATCGACAGCCGGGCAAACGCCTACTATGGACTTGGCCTGATTGCCGAAATGATGTCAGTCAGGCAGGAGGCGAAAGAATACTATCTGAAGACAGTGGAGCTTTATCCCGGTTACTTTGAGGTGAACCTTCGTCTGGCAGATATTTTCATGGCCGAGGGCAGTCTCGATGAAGCCGAGAAATACTACCGCAATCAGTTTGATTTGACGACGCGGCGGGTGGATTCCGCTGTTGGTTTGGCCGCCATAGCTCTGGCGAGGCAGAATACCGAGCTGGCCGAACAGTGGTATCAAAAGGCCATAGAAGTTGACAGCGCGAATGCGGCGGTGAGGATCAAATACGGAAGACTGCTTCTTGATACAAATCGTGACAATGAGGCCGAGAGTCAATTCAGGGCGGCGATTGAATTGTCGGATAATGCGAGGACCCGTCTGGAACTGGCCGAAACATACATGAAATCAGGCCGCTTGGAGCAGGCAGTGGCTTATTATGAATCGGTACTTGAGAAAGCAGGTCAGAACGCAGCCCTGCTCAATGACCTTGGCAACTGCTATTTCAAAATGAAACAGTTTGACAGAGCGGAGCAGTATTACGAGCAGGCTTTGGCGAAGGGAACGCCGCTGGATGTTGCCTACCGCAACCTTGGACTTGCTAAGGCACGGCAGAATAAGTCGTTAGAGGCGATTGAAGCGCTGGCCAAGTATCTTCAGCTAAACGGCGCCGAACCCCAGATTCGAAAGATTATCGGTGATCTGCATCTTGGATGCGGTCAGTTTTCCGAAGCGCTCGAGCATTATGAGCAGTATCTGGGTAGTTGTCCTCAGGACGCCGGTGCGCTTTTCAATCTGTCAGAGTGCTATCTCAATATGGGACATAGCGATTCGGCCAGACTCGGCTTCAGGCGGGTTCTCGAACTCGATCCCGAATGCGAGCCGGCCCGAAAAAAACTGGAAAATCTCAGTCAGCCGGTTTTGAGCGCGTGA
- a CDS encoding glycosyltransferase has translation MDHPQIALLREQLSQGSVTIDEITRLANESLVNNDLEKAYSLISILAEQPDVSGHLLSTAAAVALARGEREHAYGLFEKVLDQSPDDFDAGYNLALLDLQNGALAEAQSRLKELLKKNPKNAALYNDLAVLHINKDEVSGALDCWRQALLIDPNLSLARDNAMEILVEKKMVDEGKRLLLLNARASGVTHKSIREIRGWARNLEKIADEQDAVVLEPGKRTEMRAISGKKIAVFAGIDTFAVDIVRHLALANEIKTFNGGSRERMRQLLEWADIAWFEWCDQLLIEATTMPKTCKMVCRLHSYEAFSDMPGRVDWTKVDLLIFVNGSVKDVLDKHFKITTPYKVIHNAVDTTLYTIPRSKVYGKKIASVGYINYKKNPELLLYCFKKIHQYDPQYTLHLAGAHQDPRIQLYFEHFLKENPLPVYFDGWIDDMPAWYADKDFVISTSLFESFHYSIAEGMAAGLMPLIHNWYGAKGLYPREYLYNDPDECLELLKRLEKDDRAGLAEKNRQFIIDNYGLEDKLATISNELAQLIEQQTAQLQPH, from the coding sequence ATGGATCATCCACAGATCGCCCTCTTGCGCGAGCAATTGTCGCAGGGTAGCGTGACGATTGACGAAATCACCAGACTCGCCAACGAATCCCTGGTAAATAATGACCTGGAGAAAGCCTACTCGTTAATCTCAATACTGGCGGAGCAGCCAGATGTGTCCGGCCACCTGCTGTCTACCGCGGCGGCAGTCGCGCTGGCGCGCGGGGAGCGGGAGCATGCCTACGGTTTGTTCGAAAAAGTTCTCGACCAATCGCCGGATGATTTTGACGCCGGTTACAATCTGGCGCTGCTGGACTTGCAAAATGGCGCCCTGGCTGAGGCGCAAAGTCGGCTCAAGGAGCTATTGAAGAAAAATCCAAAAAACGCGGCGCTGTATAATGATCTGGCGGTGCTGCACATTAATAAAGATGAAGTCAGCGGGGCTTTGGACTGCTGGCGTCAGGCGCTGCTCATAGATCCAAATCTCTCTCTTGCCCGTGACAACGCCATGGAAATCCTTGTCGAGAAGAAGATGGTCGACGAAGGCAAGCGGCTGCTGCTGCTTAACGCCAGGGCATCCGGAGTGACCCACAAGTCGATCAGGGAGATAAGAGGCTGGGCCAGAAACCTTGAGAAAATAGCCGACGAGCAGGACGCAGTAGTCCTCGAGCCAGGGAAGCGAACGGAGATGCGGGCGATTTCCGGCAAGAAGATAGCCGTATTCGCCGGCATTGATACGTTTGCCGTCGATATAGTGCGTCATCTGGCGCTTGCCAACGAAATCAAAACCTTTAACGGCGGCTCGCGAGAGCGGATGCGTCAGCTCCTGGAATGGGCCGATATCGCCTGGTTCGAGTGGTGCGACCAGCTACTCATCGAGGCTACCACCATGCCCAAAACGTGTAAAATGGTCTGTCGCCTCCACAGTTACGAGGCGTTCAGCGATATGCCCGGTAGAGTCGATTGGACCAAGGTCGATCTGTTGATTTTCGTGAATGGATCCGTAAAAGACGTGCTCGACAAGCATTTCAAAATAACGACGCCATACAAGGTTATCCATAACGCTGTGGACACCACCCTGTACACGATTCCCCGGTCAAAGGTTTACGGCAAGAAAATAGCATCGGTCGGATACATTAATTATAAGAAGAATCCGGAGTTGTTGCTTTATTGCTTCAAGAAGATTCATCAGTACGATCCCCAGTACACGCTCCACCTCGCCGGAGCGCATCAGGACCCGCGCATTCAGTTGTATTTTGAGCATTTTCTGAAGGAAAACCCGCTGCCGGTTTATTTTGACGGATGGATAGATGATATGCCGGCGTGGTACGCGGACAAGGATTTTGTCATATCAACCTCGCTGTTTGAGTCATTCCACTATTCGATTGCCGAGGGGATGGCCGCCGGGTTAATGCCGCTGATTCACAACTGGTACGGGGCGAAGGGGTTGTATCCCCGGGAATACCTGTACAATGACCCGGACGAATGTCTGGAGCTTCTCAAGAGGCTGGAGAAAGATGATAGAGCCGGGCTGGCAGAGAAAAACCGCCAGTTTATTATTGATAACTATGGGCTCGAGGATAAACTCGCTACGATTTCGAACGAACTTGCTCAATTGATAGAGCAGCAAACCGCGCAGCTTCAGCCGCATTGA
- the fliW gene encoding flagellar assembly protein FliW, producing the protein MIVNSLRLGQLEIPDEKVVRTVKPILGFEHLTRYCLVDVEETKPFLWFQSVDDPAVAFLVINPRVFFPRYRIEVNSNEIAELEVDRVESVETYVIVTVPEDPSEISANLQGPVIINTENNRAKQLILVNSEYCIAHRILDTLPKQAKEAETEIPELAGV; encoded by the coding sequence TTTGCGACTGGGACAGCTTGAGATTCCCGATGAGAAAGTGGTCAGAACCGTCAAGCCGATACTCGGTTTTGAGCATCTGACACGTTATTGTTTGGTGGATGTCGAGGAGACGAAGCCATTTTTATGGTTTCAGTCGGTCGACGATCCGGCGGTAGCGTTTCTCGTCATCAATCCCAGGGTGTTTTTCCCCCGTTACAGGATCGAGGTAAACTCCAATGAGATAGCGGAGCTCGAAGTCGACAGAGTTGAATCGGTGGAGACTTATGTGATTGTGACGGTACCGGAGGACCCCAGCGAGATTTCAGCCAACCTTCAGGGACCGGTGATAATCAACACCGAGAACAACAGGGCTAAGCAGTTGATACTGGTTAATTCCGAGTACTGTATCGCTCATCGGATTTTAGACACGTTGCCGAAACAGGCAAAAGAGGCTGAAACCGAAATTCCCGAACTGGCCGGAGTGTAG